The nucleotide sequence TCAAATCACGATTGGAGCTTATGCGTACCGACTGGACTCGCGCGGAAGTTGCCGCGCTTTTCGACCTGCCGTTCACCGACCTTCTCTTTCGCGCCGCCGAGACCCATCGCGCGCACCATGCCGCAGGCGAGGTGCAGCTTTGCACCCTGCTCTCCATCAAGACCGGCGGTTGCCCGGAGGATTGCGGCTATTGCTCGCAGTCGGCGTTCGCGGGCTCCGGCCTCAAGGCCGAGAAGCTGATGGACGTCGACGCCGTCTTCGCCTCGGCTGCCGAGGCCAAGGCCGCCGGCTCACAGCGCTTCTGCATGGGCGCGGCGTGGCGCAGCCCCAAGGATCGCGACATGGCCGCCGTCTGCCGGATGGTCGAGGGCGTCAAGGCGATGGGGCTGGAGACCTGCATGACGCTGGGCATGCTGTCGGGAGAGCAGGCGCGGCAGCTCAAGGCCGCCGGCCTCGACTATTACAACCACAACATCGACACCTCGCCCGAACATTATGCCGAGATCATCTCGACCCGGACCTTCCAGGAGCGGCTCGACACGCTGGAGGAGGTCCGCTCGGCCGGGATCGCGGTTTGCTGCGGCGGGATCGTCGGCATGGGTGAGAGCCGCGAGGATCGCGTCGGCTTCCTCCACGCCCTCGCCACCCTGCCGCGCCATCCCGAAAGCGTGCCGGTCAACGCGCTCGTCCCGGTCAAGGGCACGGTGCTCGGCGACATGTACGCGGGCGAGCGGCTGATCGACGACATCGAGTTCGTCCGCACCGTCGCCGTCGCGCGCCTCACCATGCCGCGCTCGATGGTCCGCCTGTCGGCCGGGCGCGAAAGCATGTCCGAAGCGACGCAGGCGCTGTGCTTTCTCGCCGGCGCCAACAGCATCTTCACCGGCGACAAGTTGCTGACCACCGCCAACGCCGGCGACAGCAGGGATGCGGCGCTGTTCGCCAAGCTCGGCCTCAGGCCGATGCAGGCCGAGGAGCCGATGCGGGTGCTCGAAGCCGCGGAATAGTCCCGCGGCGGGACATCCAGGCTTCGTCGGAACGGATGCGTAATCACCTGTTCACGCTGGCTCGGTCAGCAACGGCCCGTGCCGCCGATCACGGAGCCAAGCCGATGCTGACCATCATTGCCGCCCAGGCGCTCGCCGCCGCCGCCTCGCCCGACCTCGCCCCGCGCTCGCTGCAGCATCAGGGGCGCACGCGCAGCTGGTCGGAGCATGTGCCCGCCGCCTGCGTCCGGCCGGCGACGCCCTGCCTGACCGTGCTGATGCTGCACGGCGGCTCGCCGCCCGAACTTCGCCAGCGAATGGCGCAGCGCTCGGGCCGCGAGCGTACGCCCGAACTGGTCGCGACTGCCACCGGCATGGTCGACGCCGCCCGCCGCGACGGCTTCATCCTGATCGTGCCCAAGGCCGCGGATGGCAACTGGGCCGACGGCCGCGAGGGCGTGGCGGCGGGGATCGACGACGTCGGCTTTCTGCGCGCGGTGCTGGCCGACGTCGCCAAGCGCGCGGCAATTTCGCCTGAACGGACCTTCTCGGCCGGCGTGTCGAACGGCGGGATGATGAGTTTTCGCCTTGCCTGCGAAGCGAGCGACCGGATCCGCGGCGTCGGCGCAGTCGTCGCCAACATGAGCGTCGATCTGGCCGCCGCCTGTCCGAAGGGCCGACCGGTCGACATCGTGCAGGTGCTCGGAGCCGCCGATCCGCTGATGAAATATGATGGCGGACGAATCCCCAGCCAGGGCGGCAACGGGACGACCTCGGCGGCCGACACGCTGCGGCTGTGGAGCGCCAGGCTCGATACACCCACCGCCGCCGAGAGGAAGCTGAACGAAGAGGTGACGCTTCGCACCGTCACCGCGCGTAACGGGCGCATCGCGCAATATACCCTCGCGTCCTATGGCCACGGCTGGCCGAGCGGCAGCGAAGGGGAACTGGCCGGCGCGGGCGGCTTTGCGGGACGGGTGATGCAGCGGCTTCGCGGCACCAACCCGACCCGCTTCGACGCGACGAGGGTGCTGATCGACTTCTTCAAGGCGACTCCGCCCCGCCGCTGACCGCCGCCACTGTTCCGGAGCGTGGCGGGCGGCTATGCGCCGGCCATGATCCAGAGCCTGCTCATCGCCAACCGGGGCGAGATCGCCTGCCGCGTCATCCGGACCGCCCGCGCGCTCGGCATCCGCACGGTCGCCGTCCATTCCGACGCCGATGCCGGCGCGCTCCACGTGCGCCTGGCCGACGAAGCGGTCCACATCGGTGCCAGCCCGGCGCGCGAAAGCTATCTGGTCGGCGAGAAGATCATCGCGGCGGCCAGGGCGACGGGCGCCGAGGCCATCCATCCGGGCTACGGCTTCCTTTCAGAGAACGCCGATTTCGCGCAGGCCGTTCTCGACGCCGGGCTGATCTGGGTCGGCCCCAAGCCCGACAGCATCCGTGCCATGGGCCTCAAGGACGCCGCCAAGAAATTGATGGCCGACGCCGGCGTACCGGTCACCCCCGGCTATCTCGGCGACGACCAGAGCGCGGCGCGGCTCAAGGCCGAGGCGGACGCGATCGGCTATCCGGTGCTGATCAAGGCGGTCGCCGGCGGCGGCGGCAAGGGCATGCGCAAGGTCGATTCCGCCGGATCGTTCGCCGACGCGCTCGACAGCTGCAAGCGCGAGGCCGCGTCCAGCTTCGGCAACGATGTCGTCCTGCTCGAAAAGTGGATCGAAAGCCCACGCCACATCGAGGTGCAGGTGTTCGGCGACGCCCACGGCAATGTCGTCCACCTGTTCGAGCGCGACTGCTCGCTCCAGCGGCGGCACCAGAAGGTCATCGAGGAAGCGCCAGCCCCGGGCATGGACGAGGCGACGCGCGACGCCGTCTGCGGTGCCGCCCTCCGTGCGGCGAGGGCCGTGAACTACGAGGGCGCGGGGACGATCGAGTTCATCGCCGACGGCAGCCAGGGCCTGCGGGCCGACCGCATCTGGTTCATGGAGATGAACACCCGCCTCCAGGTCGAGCATCCGGTGACGGAGGAGATCACCGGCCAGGACCTGGTGGAGTGGCAGCTCCGCGTCGCCGCCGGCGAACCGCTGCCCAGGCGTCAGGACGAGCTCGCCATCACCGGCCATGCGATCGAGGCGCGGCTTTATGCCGAGGACCCCGCCACCGGCTTTTTGCCGAGCACGGGCCTGCTCGAGCATTTCGATCTTGGCGAGGATGGCCGGATCGAGACGGGGGTCGAGGAAGGCGACGAGATCTCGCCTTTCTACGATCCGATGATCGCCAAGCTGGTCGCGTCTGGTGACGACCGGGACGAGGCGATCGGCAGTCTCGCCACCATGCTCGACTCGGTCGAGGTCTGGCCGGTCCGGACCAATGCCGGTTTCCTCGTCAACTGCCTGCTCGACGACGACTTTGAGGCGGCACGGCTCGACACCGGCTTCATCGGCCGCAAGCTCGACGCGCTGGTGCCCGCGACCGAAGCGGATGACGCCCTGTGGCGGACAGCTGCGGTGATTGCGCTGGCGGAAGGGGAAAGCGGGGATGCTCTGGCCGGCTTCCGCCTCAATGCTCCCGCCCAGCCGGCGGTGACGCTCAGCCACGGCGGTGAGCGGCGCCGCCTGATCCTCAGGGACGAGGATGAGTTCGCCGAGGCTTCTGGCTTTCGTGACGAGCAGCGCGTGGTCGTCTTCGCCGAAGGCCAGGCCTTCAGCTTCGAACGGGGCGTGCGCGGCCGCACCGGCGCTGCCGCCAGTGACGGCGGCCTCCTCGCACCCATGCCGGGCAAGGTTACCAGCGTCGACGTCGCGGCCGGCGAGATGGTCACCAAGGGGCAGCGGTTGCTGACGCTCGAGGCGATGAAGATGGAGCATGCCATGCTTGCGCCCTTCGACGGCGTGGTCGCCGAACTGAACGTGGAAGCCGGGCAGCAGGTGCAGGTGGAAGCCCTGCTCGCGCGGGTCGAGGCAGCCGAATAATCCTGTCCTACAGGCGGCCGCTTCGATACATCGGCGCAAGGCACCGAAGTGTCCGAAGCTGAACAAGTGAACGACGTGGACGCGACTTGCTTTTTTCTCGGGAGAGCGTGAAGACATGAACATCAACGGCATTGCGGCAGTGGTCACCGGCGGCGCGTCCGGCCTTGGCGAAGCGACCGCGCGGGCGCTTGCGGCCAAGGGTGCGAAGGTCGCCATCTTCGACCGGAACCAGGAGCAGGGCGAGAAGGTCGCAGCCGAGATTGGCGGCATCTTCTGCGAAGTGGACGTCACCAATGACGACACCGTCGCCGCCGGCTTCGAAAAGGCGCGCGCCGCCCACGGGCAGGAGCGGGTGCTGGTCAACTGCGCGGGCGTCGCCAATGCCGTGAAGACCGTCGGCCGCGACCGCGAGACCAAGGCGGTGAAGAAGTATCCGCTTCACCAGTTCGAACTGGTGATCGGCATCAATCTCATCGGCTCCTTCCGCTGCATCGCGCATTCGGCCGCGGGGATGGTCGACGCCGAGCCGCTCGAGGACGGCGAGAAGGGCGTGATCATCAACACCGCCTCGGTCGCTGCGGAGGACGGCCAGATCGGCCAGGCCGCTTATTCGGCGTCCAAGGGCGGCGTGCTGGCGATGACCCTGCCGATTGCTCGCGACCTCATGAACGAAGGCGTGCGGGTCAACACCATTCTTCCCGGCGTGTTCAAGACGCCGATGGTCGCGATGATGCCGCCGCAGGTCCAGGATGCGCTCGGCGCGCAGGTGCCTTTCCCGAAGCGCCTCGGTCGTCCCGAGGAATATGCCCAGCTCGCCGTTTTCATGGTCGAGAGCGGCTACATGAATGCCGAACATGTTCGCCTCGACGGCGGCATCCGCATGGCCCCGAAGTAAGCACGTGAATCTGGAAGCGCTTCTTCCGCCACTCGCGGCGGCGTGCCGCGAGGCGGGAGAAGCGATCCTTGCGGTGCGGCGCGCCGGCTTCGACGTCGAGCATAAGGATGATTCGTCGCCGGTGACCGTCGCCGATCGCGCGGCGGAGAGGATCCTGCTTGCGGCGCTTGGCCGGCACGCCCCGGGCATTCCCGTGGTCGCGGAGGAAGAAGTGGCCGCGGGCCGCGTGCCCGCCGTTGGCGACGCCTTCTTCCTCGTCGATCCGCTGGACGGCACCAAGGAGTTCGTCCGTGGCGGGGACGACTATACCGTCAACGTCGGGCTGATCGTCGCGGGAGAGCCGCGGCTCGGACTGGTGCTTGCGCCCGAGCAGTGCAGGCTCTGGGCGGGCGTGGTCGGTCGTTCCGCCTTCGTCGAGGGAGGAGACGGTGAGCGCCAGCCGCTCCAGGTGAGCCGGCCTTCGACGCCGCTAAGGGTGATCGCCTCCAAGTCGCACATGAACCAGGCGACCACGGATTATGTCGCCTCGGCCGCGCCCGATGCCAAGCTGGTGTCGGTCGGCTCCAGCCTGAAATTCTGCCTGGTGGCGGAGGGCAGGGCGGATCTCTACCCGCGACTGTCGCCGACGTCGGAGTGGGATACGGCCGCCGGCCATGCCGTGCTGCTTGCGGCGGGTGGACGGGTCGATGGCCCGGACGGGCGAGCACTCGGCTATGGCAAGGCCGCGTTCCTCAACCGCGGCTTCGTTGCAACCGCCGGTTGGGCGGCGCCGCTGCTGCAGCCGTACCTGGATCAACTGGACCTGACGATCGATCGCTGATCGACCGAATTGCTCCATATCGGATCACCATTCGCGCGGCGGAGATCGGGGCCTTCGATTGCCATGTCGTCAAGCTCGCGGCGAATGGCGCGGAGCCGCGACAGCAAGCCGTGCGCCTCGCCGCCGGCCGCCGGGTCGCTCATCAGATGCTCGGCAAGGCGAATGGTCTGCCGCAGTCCATAACGGAGCGTCACCAGTAGTTCGCCTCGTGCCGCCGTGTCTCCGCTATTCAGCTCGTTCATGACCACCCTCTCGCTCCACACCCCCTCTGCCGCAAGATCCCTCGGACTGGTTGCGGGTGCGTGCCCATCAACTCCAGACTGGCGCAACTTTTCGCTGACATGGCGCCATTTTGCCATGTAGTCTCATCGAGCTCGGATAATTGACCCATAAGGATGGTGTCATGACTCTTGCCCTATCCCCCCTCGTTCAGTCCTATTCGCATGAAATTCGTGCGCCCATCATGGTGGTCGGCGACTCCGAGGATGCACGCCGGCGCGCAGTTGGAACGGCGTCACTTAGCGAGGTTTCGCTCCTCTCCGACCTTACGCCTGCAGAGGCGAGCGAGGCGCTGGACGAAAGAGCGACGCTTTCGGCGATCTGGATCGAGCTCGACGAGGCACCCGGCGCAGCGGTCCGTCGCCTGCTTGACAAGGCGGGTCGCGAGGCAGCCCGCAAGAGCTGCGGCGTGGTCCTGTCTCTCCGCCTGGAGCACCTAGACGAAACCCTCCAGCATGTCGGCGACAGCGATGTTGAACTGCTGGTCAACGCCAGTGAGATGGAGCGGCTGGCGGCGCTTTCGCTGGCGGTGCAGCCGTCCCGGGAGATGCGCGCGCACGATGTCGCATCGGATGCCAGCGCGGCTCGCCTGCGGCAACTCAGCGAAGAGGTCAGCCGCATCGCGACGGCTCTTTCGCGGCTCAGCAGCACTTCCGATGGCCCGCCGCTTTCCCCCGCGACGATGGCGCCGCCCCGCGCCGACCTGCCGACCGTCTCCGCCGAGGCGTTGCGCGCGATGATCAGGGCGCGGCGGCTGCGGAGCAGCTATCTCCCCGCGGACCTCTTCGCCGATCCGGCGTGGGACATGCTCCTCGACCTCCTCCAGGCGGAAATCGTGCAGCACCGGGTGCCGGTATCGAGCCTGTGCATCGCCGCGGCCGTACCTGCGACCACGGCGCTGCGCTGGATCAAGGCCATGACCGACCGCGGATTGCTTCTGCGGCGGGATGACCCCCATGACGGTCGCCGCGTGTTCATCGAGATGGCGCAACCGACCAGCGCCGCACTCCGCCGCTACTTTCAGGAGGCCGGCATGGTCGCGGTCTGAACATCGCTCTTGTGTTCGCGCGCGTAGCCATGCACGGACGCCGGGTGGGCGCTTAGCTCAGCTGGTAGAGCGGCTCGTTTACACCGAGTAGGTCGGCGGTTCGAACCCGTCAGCGCCCACCATGATTTCCAAGATCATTGTTTCGCCTTCCGCCACGGACCTCAGACGCGGACCTCGCAGATGACGCGCTCTCCAGGCCCGTCGCCGATTCTGTTCGCCATGGGCCCGGCAGTTCCGGGCACCAGCTGATGGAAGAGATCGACGGACCTGCGCTGATCTGGCGATCGGACCGGTTCAGCCGAACGAGCGCACGAGCTTCACCGGAAGTGCGACATAGGGCGGGTCGTTGATGACCACCTGTCGTGCTCCACTGCCCAGGGGCAGGAGGTGCAGCTTGCCGTCTTCCCGTGCAAGCAGGCGGCCGAACTGAAATCGACCGGTCGGCCGCGGAACCAGGATGTCCCGGTTGATTGCGCGTCCGAATTCCTCGGCCTGGATGCGATCGCACCAGAGTTCGTCGCCGTTGCGATAGTCGCCGATGCTGGATGTAACCAATATGGCCACCTGAGCAGGGGCGGGGCGAGGGGGAAGGGCGACCTGCGCCTTGCGCGGGGCCGAGGCGCCGTCGCTGCCAAGCAGGGCCAGCACCTCCAGCTTTTCGCTCTCCGGGTGGTCAACAAGATCGGTGGGGGACACGCCAAGCGCGTCTGCGATGCGATTCAGCCAACCGATGCTGACCGTTCTCATTCCCGTCTCCAGCCGGCCGACCGTTTGTGGCGTGGTCGGCGGCTTGCAGGCCCGGGCAACGTCGTCGAGCGTCATCCGCTTCGCTTTGCGAACCTCCCTGATGCGTGTGATCATGTCTTGTCCCTAACCGCTTCGGTGAGTTTCACTGTCCTACATCTAATCAACTCTGGCAAGATGCTTCTCGAATCGGGCTGGGAAGGGGTGCAGATGTCGAGAAGGATGCTGGTAGAGAAGAGCCTTGCCGATGCAGGCGAGGGAACCAAGAAGGTGCGTCGTTCCGTAACGGTGAACCAGGTCGAGTCCCCGCTTGGCTGGCTTCACAAGCACGGGCACCTGAGCCTTCGTCAGTTCGATGCCGGCGAGCAGCTGCGGTCCGATTGGGAGCGGGCGAACCTTTCGCCAAGCGTCACCATGCGCTGGGACATATCCACGCATCAGCGCCGGATCGGGAGCAAGGAGGGCGCGCTTGCGCCGTCGGAGAGGCAAGCGGCAGCACGGGAGCGCTTCGACGGTGCCCTTGCCGCGGCCGGTCCGGGGATGTCCGATATCCTATGGCGAATTGTCTGTGCGGGAGAGGGGATGCGCGAAGCCGAGACTGCCCTCGGCTGGCCTGCGCGCGCAGGCAAGCTGGTGCTCGGCATGTCGCTGGATCGTGTTGCCGACTATTACCGATTGAAGTGAGGCGGGCCGTGGAATTGTAGAAGAGGGAAGGAGCGGAGTGGTTCTTCCGCTCCTTCCGGAGTTTCGTGCTTTCTAGATCCCGCGACCCTCGACGTCGCTCTCACGACCTTGGCTCCGCTCGATCTCGATGTCCGTTGTGCCATCACCGTCGTTGTCGTCGAGGGCGCCCTGACCGTCACTCGCGAAATCCTGGTCGTCACCGCCGGTCGTCTGGCCGGAGCCACCGTAACCACCGCCACCAAGAGCGGACGGCGTGCCGTCGGAGCCGGCGCCGCCCAGATCATCGTCGGAGCCAGTGAAGAGCCGCTGGCCGCCCTGGTCGCCGCGATCCTGGCCCATGTCATTCTCCTGGCCGAGGCTGCTGCTGTTCTGGCTCAATTCGTCGGTCTCGCCGCTGTTGCCGTACGAGGCCTGTCCGGTCGACATCGCGCCGCCGTCCTGGCCCTGACCCTGATCGGTGGGTTGTTGCTGCTGCTGCTGGCCCGTCGGCTGCTGGTTGCCTTGCTGATCCCTGGCGCGCTGCCCGTCGGCTTCCTGCGATGTCTGCTGACCATAGCCTTGCTGGCCGGGCGTGCGTTCGTCGGCGTTCATCTGTGCTTCTCCTCCGTGCGCCCCATGCTCGTGAAGCAACAAAGGTCGGACGGGAGCCAACGTTCCAGCAGCTTGCGACCAGTCGAAGGCGGGTGCGCCAAAAGGAAAGGGCCGCCCGGTCTCCCGGACGGCCCCAGCCTTGTTGTTCGCGGAAAAAGGAGATCAGGCGTTGTCGGCCTGATCCTCTTCAGCGGTCACCTCGGCGGTGGCGCCCGGCTCGGCGTTCGGATCGTATTCCTCGGTGAAGCCGGCGTTGTCGCGCTCGAACATCTGGGCCATGACGTCCACGCCCTGGGCCTGAAGATCGGCCTCCTCGGGCGAGCGGGCGACGTTGACCTTCACGGTGACGGACACTTCGGGATGAAGCGCCACGCGCACTTCGTGCATGCCGATCGCCTTGATGGGACGATCGAGCACGACCTGGCTCTTCGCGACCTTGGCACCGTCGGCCTCAAGGGCATCGACGATGTCGCGGGCGCTGACCGAACCGTAGAGCTGGCCGGTGTTGGAGGCCTGGCGGATCAGCTGAACCGTCTTGCCGTCGATGCCCTTGGCCGAGCCCTCGGCAGCCGAACGACGCTCGGCATTGTCGGACTCGATCTTGGCGCGGTTGGCTTCGAACAGCTTGCGGTTGGCCTCGTTGGCACGAAGCGCCTTCTTGTTCGGAAGCAGGTAGTTGCGGGCGAAACCGTTCTTGACGGTGACGACATCGCCGATGGCGCCGAGCTTCTCGACGCGCTCAAGCAGGATGACTTCCATGAATAGCGCTCCTTACTTGACCACGTAGGGCAGCAGGCCGATGTGCCGGGCGCGCTTGATCGCCTTGGCCAGCTCGCGCTGCTTCTTGGTGCTCACCGCGGTGATGCGGCTCGGGACGATCTTGCCGCGTTCGGACACGAAGCCCTGAAGCAGACGGACATCCTTGTAATCGATGCGGGGCGCGTCCTTGCCCGAGAAGGGGCAGGACTTGCGGCGGCGGAAGAATGCACGGGCCATCGGTTACGCTCCCATCTCTTCGCGGGGACCGCGCTCGGGCCGGTCACCACGATCGCCGCGGGGGCCGCGATCGCGCTCCTGACGGCGCATCATGGCCGAAGGACCCTTCTCATGCGCGTCGACGCGCACCGTCATGTAGCGGATGACATCTTCGTTGATGCCGGTCTGACGCTCGAGCTCCGCGACGGCAGCGGCCGGCGCGTCGATGTCGAGCATCACATAATGAGCCTTGCGATTCTTCGCGATGCGATAGGCAAGGCCGCGCAGGCCCCACGTCTCGGCCTTGACAACGCTTCCGCCGTGCTCGGTGATGATGTTGGTTGCCGTCTCAGCAAGGGCGTCCACCTGGGCTTGCGCCAGGTCCTGCCTTGCGAGAAAGACATGCTCGTAGAGCGGCATGATTTTCTCTCATGTTGGCCGATCGCTGGCGCCCGCCCCATGCGGAAGCCCCTCCGGCTGTCGTCGATAATGCTTGCCCGCCAGCCAGACGAATCTGCTCGGCGGACGGAGGCCTCTGGCACAGGAAGGCGCCCACTGCAAGCATGCGGCCTGAAACGCTATCGAGTAGAAACCAGACAGGCACAAAACGCTTGACATCGTCACGCTGTTATGGCACAAGAAGGCAAGCTAGGCTGAATCGGAAGAGCGGCCGGCAGCAATCAACAGGGAAGTGAAATGGGTTGGTTCGGACGCAAGTCGGCGGACCTTCCGCCGCCATTCCTGCCGTTTGCCTTCGAGGAGGACCGGAACCCGTTTCCAACCGGACCACAGGCGCAGTTGAACGAGGTTTTCGTCAAGAACCCCGTTGGACAGCGCGCCGTGCGCTTGGTGGCCGGTGCGGTCGGATCGCTCAAGGTTTATTCGATCGAGGGTGACGAGAAGGCGGCCGGACTGCTCGGGCGGTGCAGCCTTCTCGAACAGGCCGCGGCGTCGCTGCTCCTGCATGGCAATGCCTATCTGCAGATCATTGAAGCGCTCGACACGCCGGCGGAAATCTTTCCGCTTCGGGCGGACCGGGTCAGCGTCGAAGTCGACGACCGTGGATGGCCGCGGGCTTATCTCTACCGGGCAGGGCGCAAGACCAGCCGCATCAGCCGGAGGGACCATCTCGAGCGCGTCAAGCTCATCCACGTGAAGGCCCTCAACCCGAGCCAGGAGCAGCAGGGGCTGGGTTGCCTGGGCGCTGCCAGTGCAGCGGCTGCGATCCACAATCGCGCCAGTCACTGGAACAAGGCGCTGCTCGACAACTCGGCTCGGCCATCCGGTGCCCTCACCTACGAGCCGAAGGACGGAGCCGCGATGAGCCAGTCACAGTTCGAACGGCTGCGGCAGGAGGTCGAACGGCAGTTCTGCGGAAGCCTCAACGCGGGGCGGCCGATGTTGCTCGAGGGGGGACTGCGCTGGCAGGCGCTTGGCCTCACCCCAACCGACATGGATTTCGTCGCCATCAAGGAGGCTGCGGCTCGGGACATCGCGCTGGCGTTTGGCGTGCCCCCGGTCTTGCTGGGATTACCGGGCGACACCGCCTACGCCAATCTGCGCGAGGCGGGCCGCGCCTTGTACCGGCAGACGGTGCTGCCCCTGGCGGAAAGAATCCTGAGCGAAGTGTCGGAGGCTTTGTCGGAGTGGCTTGGTCACGTGCGCCTGGCCGTCGACACCGACGCCATCAGCGATCTCGCTGAGGACAGGGAGAGGCTGTGGCAGATGGTCTCCTCGGCCGACTTCATCACCGATGACGAGAAGCGGGAGCTTCTCGGGTTCAAGCCGATTGCGGGGGACGTTCATTGACCCGCATTTCGTCGGATGAACTGCTGGCCAAGCTGATCGTCAGCGCGGAGGGCCGGCCGTTCGACCTCGCCGGACTGCGAGCACTCGTTGAGGAAGCCAGTCATGCCGGCGCCATTCGAGCGCTCGCGGTGCTTGGCCTCGAAGACGGCCACGCGCGCCGCGATGTCGATGAGTTACGCGAACTTCTGGGGACGTGGCGAGACGTGAAGAGATCGGCTTGGCAAGCAGTTGCGCGCTGGATCGTCAGGGTTCTCCTGGCGCTCGTGATGCTGGGGCTCGCGTACCGATTGAGGCTCACCGACTTGCTGAAGAACTGAGATGCGCAACGAGCGCGCCCGCATGGGCCTGCGCTTCGCTGGCTACGCTTCGGTTTTCGACAAGCTGGACAGGGGCGGCGATATCGTCCGTCGTGGCGCTTTCCGGCGGACGATCGAGGCGCAGGCGAGGGTGCCGTTGCTGTGGCAGCATCAGTCCGGTCGTGTGATCGGCATCGTCGAACATCTGGCTGAGGATGAGCGCGGGCTGCAGGTCATCGGGCGGCTGAACGACGACCGGCTGGGGCGGGCTCTCGGCGAAGAACTTTCGCGCGGTCGGCTTTCGGGCCTCAGCTTCGGCTACCGCGTAACCGCCTCGGCGCGCGGTCCTGAAGCGCGTGAACTCAATCAAGTCGAACTGCTGGAGATAAGCCTGGTCCGGCAGCCGATGCAGCCGCTCGCACGCGTGCACAAGCTCGATCAGCAATAGCAAACGACCAATTTTCAAGTGGAGAAATCAATGGAATTCAAGGCGGATCCGCTGGCGGAGTCGTTCGTGGCCCTTCAGCATGATGACGGCGTCGAGGGGCTGCGTGCCGAACTGGACGCGCTCAAGACGCGCCTGCGGCACAATCTTGTCGCCGCAGGACGACCCGATATCGATGCCGAGCAGAAGAGCGCCGGACAGGAGCGCTTTACCGACTTCCTCCGGACCGGCGAGGCCCTCACCGAAGGCAAGTCGGTCGACAATGCTTCGGCGGGCGCGGGCGGCCTGGCTGTGCCGCGCGAGATCGACGAGGTGATCGACCGGACCCTGGTGGCGATCTCTCCGATCCGGCGCATCAGCAACGTGGTCAAGGTAGGCAGCTCCAACTACCGCAAGCTGATCACCAATGGTGGAACGCCGTCGGGCTGGGTTGGGTTCGAGGCTCTCCGCCCCGAAACCGCGACGCCAACGTTCACCGAAATCGTACCCGCTAGCGGTGAGCTCTACGCCAATCCGGCCGCTTCGCAGCACATGCTGGACGATGCCCTGTTCGACGTCGAGGCATGGCTCGCAAACGAGATCGCGACCGAATTCGCCCGCGCTGAAGGCATGGCGTTCGTGAAGGGCACCGGCACCAATCAACCGCTCGGCTTCCTCTCCTCGCCCAACGCGACGGCTGTTGATGCAAGCCGGCCGATCGGCACGTTGCAGACGATCGGCACGGGCGTCGCGGGCGGTTTCCCGGCCAGCAATCCCCAGGACAAGCTCGTCGACCTCGTCCAGTCGCTTCGTCAGCCCTATCGCCAGGGTGCGGTCTTCGTGATGAATTCGGCGACTGCGGCGGTGGTGCGCAAGATGAAGACTGCCGACGGCGCCTTCATCTGGCAGTCCGGCATGGTGGCCGGCCAGCCGGCGACGCTGCTCGGTTACCCGGTGGTCGAGGCGGAGGACATGCCCGATGTCGCTGCCAACAGCCTGTCGATCGCATTCGGCA is from Sphingomonas sp. LHG3406-1 and encodes:
- the bioB gene encoding biotin synthase BioB, with product MRTDWTRAEVAALFDLPFTDLLFRAAETHRAHHAAGEVQLCTLLSIKTGGCPEDCGYCSQSAFAGSGLKAEKLMDVDAVFASAAEAKAAGSQRFCMGAAWRSPKDRDMAAVCRMVEGVKAMGLETCMTLGMLSGEQARQLKAAGLDYYNHNIDTSPEHYAEIISTRTFQERLDTLEEVRSAGIAVCCGGIVGMGESREDRVGFLHALATLPRHPESVPVNALVPVKGTVLGDMYAGERLIDDIEFVRTVAVARLTMPRSMVRLSAGRESMSEATQALCFLAGANSIFTGDKLLTTANAGDSRDAALFAKLGLRPMQAEEPMRVLEAAE
- a CDS encoding acetyl/propionyl/methylcrotonyl-CoA carboxylase subunit alpha, which produces MIQSLLIANRGEIACRVIRTARALGIRTVAVHSDADAGALHVRLADEAVHIGASPARESYLVGEKIIAAARATGAEAIHPGYGFLSENADFAQAVLDAGLIWVGPKPDSIRAMGLKDAAKKLMADAGVPVTPGYLGDDQSAARLKAEADAIGYPVLIKAVAGGGGKGMRKVDSAGSFADALDSCKREAASSFGNDVVLLEKWIESPRHIEVQVFGDAHGNVVHLFERDCSLQRRHQKVIEEAPAPGMDEATRDAVCGAALRAARAVNYEGAGTIEFIADGSQGLRADRIWFMEMNTRLQVEHPVTEEITGQDLVEWQLRVAAGEPLPRRQDELAITGHAIEARLYAEDPATGFLPSTGLLEHFDLGEDGRIETGVEEGDEISPFYDPMIAKLVASGDDRDEAIGSLATMLDSVEVWPVRTNAGFLVNCLLDDDFEAARLDTGFIGRKLDALVPATEADDALWRTAAVIALAEGESGDALAGFRLNAPAQPAVTLSHGGERRRLILRDEDEFAEASGFRDEQRVVVFAEGQAFSFERGVRGRTGAAASDGGLLAPMPGKVTSVDVAAGEMVTKGQRLLTLEAMKMEHAMLAPFDGVVAELNVEAGQQVQVEALLARVEAAE
- a CDS encoding helix-turn-helix transcriptional regulator, which translates into the protein MITRIREVRKAKRMTLDDVARACKPPTTPQTVGRLETGMRTVSIGWLNRIADALGVSPTDLVDHPESEKLEVLALLGSDGASAPRKAQVALPPRPAPAQVAILVTSSIGDYRNGDELWCDRIQAEEFGRAINRDILVPRPTGRFQFGRLLAREDGKLHLLPLGSGARQVVINDPPYVALPVKLVRSFG
- a CDS encoding MarR family transcriptional regulator; its protein translation is MVVGDSEDARRRAVGTASLSEVSLLSDLTPAEASEALDERATLSAIWIELDEAPGAAVRRLLDKAGREAARKSCGVVLSLRLEHLDETLQHVGDSDVELLVNASEMERLAALSLAVQPSREMRAHDVASDASAARLRQLSEEVSRIATALSRLSSTSDGPPLSPATMAPPRADLPTVSAEALRAMIRARRLRSSYLPADLFADPAWDMLLDLLQAEIVQHRVPVSSLCIAAAVPATTALRWIKAMTDRGLLLRRDDPHDGRRVFIEMAQPTSAALRRYFQEAGMVAV
- a CDS encoding SDR family oxidoreductase, with the protein product MNINGIAAVVTGGASGLGEATARALAAKGAKVAIFDRNQEQGEKVAAEIGGIFCEVDVTNDDTVAAGFEKARAAHGQERVLVNCAGVANAVKTVGRDRETKAVKKYPLHQFELVIGINLIGSFRCIAHSAAGMVDAEPLEDGEKGVIINTASVAAEDGQIGQAAYSASKGGVLAMTLPIARDLMNEGVRVNTILPGVFKTPMVAMMPPQVQDALGAQVPFPKRLGRPEEYAQLAVFMVESGYMNAEHVRLDGGIRMAPK
- a CDS encoding DUF6456 domain-containing protein is translated as MLVEKSLADAGEGTKKVRRSVTVNQVESPLGWLHKHGHLSLRQFDAGEQLRSDWERANLSPSVTMRWDISTHQRRIGSKEGALAPSERQAAARERFDGALAAAGPGMSDILWRIVCAGEGMREAETALGWPARAGKLVLGMSLDRVADYYRLK
- the cysQ gene encoding 3'(2'),5'-bisphosphate nucleotidase CysQ; this encodes MNLEALLPPLAAACREAGEAILAVRRAGFDVEHKDDSSPVTVADRAAERILLAALGRHAPGIPVVAEEEVAAGRVPAVGDAFFLVDPLDGTKEFVRGGDDYTVNVGLIVAGEPRLGLVLAPEQCRLWAGVVGRSAFVEGGDGERQPLQVSRPSTPLRVIASKSHMNQATTDYVASAAPDAKLVSVGSSLKFCLVAEGRADLYPRLSPTSEWDTAAGHAVLLAAGGRVDGPDGRALGYGKAAFLNRGFVATAGWAAPLLQPYLDQLDLTIDR